A genomic region of Pirellulales bacterium contains the following coding sequences:
- the coxB gene encoding cytochrome c oxidase subunit II: MGKFWSILFLCVTIFGVGTFIVAPALDAWLPKDVSDIGHHIDHLFMFILVLTGIVFIATELCLFWFLWKYDGKTNKQPVKFTHGSHTLEICWTIVPAATLLFIAIYQMNTWAAAKMRRPSDAGRPMAPTVEVTGGQFEWRIRYPGEDGQLGTRDDLFTINDLHVPVNEETLVDLKSADVLHSFFLPNLRVKQDAVPGMKIPVWFRAVQEGQFDIVCAELCGWGHYKMKGQITIESRTDYDKYLADLQSRQNATQNPATTTATSAAITSESMNLAKAQEVSE; encoded by the coding sequence GTGGGTAAATTCTGGTCAATCTTGTTCTTGTGCGTCACCATTTTTGGCGTAGGCACATTTATTGTCGCGCCAGCGCTGGATGCTTGGTTGCCCAAAGACGTCTCCGACATCGGCCACCATATCGATCACTTGTTCATGTTCATTCTGGTGCTGACGGGCATCGTGTTCATCGCCACCGAGTTGTGTCTCTTTTGGTTCCTCTGGAAGTACGATGGAAAGACCAATAAGCAGCCGGTGAAATTCACGCACGGCAGCCATACGCTCGAAATCTGCTGGACGATCGTGCCGGCGGCCACGCTGCTGTTTATCGCCATTTATCAAATGAACACTTGGGCCGCGGCGAAGATGCGGCGGCCGAGCGATGCCGGCAGGCCCATGGCCCCCACGGTCGAAGTCACCGGCGGCCAATTTGAATGGCGCATTCGCTACCCCGGCGAAGACGGCCAGCTCGGCACGCGCGACGATCTGTTTACGATCAACGACTTGCACGTTCCAGTAAACGAAGAAACACTTGTCGACCTGAAAAGCGCCGACGTACTGCACAGCTTCTTTCTGCCCAATCTACGGGTGAAGCAAGATGCCGTGCCCGGCATGAAAATCCCCGTCTGGTTTCGCGCGGTGCAGGAGGGCCAGTTCGATATTGTTTGCGCCGAGCTGTGCGGTTGGGGACATTATAAGATGAAAGGCCAAATCACGATCGAATCGCGCACAGACTACGACAAGTACTTGGCCGACTTGCAATCGCGGCAAAACGCGACGCAGAATCCAGCGACGACCACAGCGACGTCGGCAGCGATCACGAGCGAATCCATGAATTTGGCGAAAGCGCAAGAGGTTTCGGAATGA
- a CDS encoding cbb3-type cytochrome c oxidase subunit I: MSSITVGSHAHNMAHDAGHGHAASFLSKYVFSKDHKVIGIQFLFSTLLWFLIGGLLALAVRWQIAWPWTEVPILGHLFQAEGGQMSPEAYTMLFTMHATVMIFLVIIPILAGAFGNFLIPLMIGADDMAFPTLNMLSYWFMWPAFLSFGASFFVDGGAAASGWTSYAPLASNIQAAPGSLYGQTLWLIGLTCVGVSSMMGSVNYMTTIIQMRAPGMTMFRLPLTIWAMFVTAVLQAFALPVLTAAGFMQLMDRLLGTGFFTPEGIIINNASTTAGGGQPLLWQHLFWFYSHPAVYIMILPAMGMVSDMIACFSRKPIFGYKPMVYSIAGIAGLGFIVWGHHMFVSGMNPALGMTFMVSTMMIALPSAIKTFNWLGTMWRGKIQFTTPMLFAVSFVSMFIIGGLSGIFMAATPVDIAIHDTYFIVAHFHYVLFSGTVMGVFGGIYFWFPKMFGRMMNEFWGKVHFFFTFIFLNCVFFPMHIIGANFQPRRYADTWHFKTFAHLKDINVFMTISAMLLVAVQIIFIVNFFYSIFFGPRSGRNPWRANGLEWQAPSPPGHGNFDFQPVVYRGPYEYNSPEVDEDFYPQTQPPPKNRPLASEAMGH, from the coding sequence ATGAGCAGCATCACGGTAGGTTCTCACGCACACAACATGGCGCACGACGCTGGCCACGGCCACGCGGCCAGCTTCCTGAGCAAGTACGTGTTTTCGAAGGACCATAAGGTCATCGGCATTCAGTTCCTGTTTTCCACGCTGTTGTGGTTTTTGATCGGCGGCTTGCTGGCCTTGGCCGTGCGGTGGCAAATCGCGTGGCCGTGGACCGAAGTGCCGATTCTCGGCCATTTGTTCCAGGCCGAAGGCGGGCAAATGTCGCCGGAAGCGTATACGATGCTGTTCACGATGCACGCCACCGTGATGATCTTCCTGGTGATCATTCCCATTCTCGCCGGCGCGTTCGGTAATTTCCTGATCCCGCTGATGATCGGCGCCGACGACATGGCGTTCCCCACGCTCAATATGCTCAGCTACTGGTTCATGTGGCCGGCGTTTTTGTCGTTCGGAGCCAGCTTTTTTGTCGACGGCGGCGCGGCCGCATCGGGGTGGACGTCCTACGCGCCGTTGGCGTCCAACATTCAAGCCGCGCCCGGCAGTCTGTACGGTCAAACGCTGTGGCTCATCGGGCTGACATGCGTTGGCGTTTCTTCGATGATGGGCTCGGTGAACTACATGACGACGATCATCCAAATGCGCGCGCCGGGCATGACGATGTTCCGCCTGCCGCTGACGATTTGGGCCATGTTCGTCACAGCCGTGCTGCAAGCGTTCGCGTTGCCGGTGCTCACGGCAGCCGGTTTTATGCAGCTCATGGATCGCTTGCTCGGCACCGGTTTTTTCACGCCCGAAGGAATCATCATCAACAACGCCTCGACGACGGCTGGCGGCGGACAACCCCTACTGTGGCAACACTTGTTTTGGTTTTATAGCCACCCGGCGGTGTACATTATGATTCTGCCGGCGATGGGCATGGTCAGCGACATGATCGCCTGCTTCTCGCGCAAACCGATCTTCGGCTACAAGCCGATGGTGTATTCGATTGCGGGCATTGCCGGCCTGGGCTTCATCGTCTGGGGACATCACATGTTTGTCTCTGGCATGAATCCAGCTCTGGGCATGACGTTCATGGTCAGCACGATGATGATCGCCTTGCCCAGTGCCATAAAGACCTTCAACTGGCTGGGCACGATGTGGCGCGGCAAGATCCAATTCACCACGCCGATGCTATTTGCCGTTTCGTTCGTATCGATGTTCATCATCGGCGGCCTGTCGGGCATTTTCATGGCGGCGACGCCTGTGGATATCGCGATTCATGACACTTACTTCATCGTGGCCCACTTCCACTATGTGCTGTTTTCCGGCACGGTCATGGGAGTGTTTGGCGGAATCTATTTTTGGTTTCCCAAGATGTTCGGGCGAATGATGAACGAGTTTTGGGGGAAAGTGCATTTCTTTTTTACCTTCATTTTCTTGAATTGCGTCTTCTTCCCGATGCACATTATCGGGGCGAACTTCCAGCCGCGTCGCTATGCCGACACGTGGCACTTCAAGACGTTCGCGCACTTGAAAGACATCAACGTGTTCATGACGATATCGGCGATGTTGCTGGTGGCGGTTCAAATCATTTTTATCGTCAACTTTTTCTACAGCATCTTTTTCGGCCCCCGCTCTGGTCGCAATCCATGGCGCGCCAACGGCCTGGAATGGCAGGCTCCTAGCCCGCCGGGGCACGGCAATTTTGATTTCCAACCGGTCGTTTACCGCGGCCCTTACGAATATAACTCGCCAGAAGTGGATGAAGATTTCTATCCGCAGACGCAGCCGCCGCCGAAAAACCGCCCTCTCGCGTCGGAAGCGATGGGACACTGA
- a CDS encoding COX15/CtaA family protein, whose amino-acid sequence MSESRTLNPEPSRWPHRLAVVLCCATFPLVWVGGLVTTYQAGMAVPDWPNTYGYNLFLYPVETWLLGPWDIFIEHGHRLFASLVGLLTIALCVCIWRTRQPRWLKVLSLVALVGVVFQGVLGGLRVLLDERTIAKIHGCFGPAFFALTAAIAAVTSRRWQIGSRSIEAAQPVAVVTLAVATPLLAYLQLVLGAQLRHFDPNSVHAAFRTIVVFHVVVGVALAVHVVVVALTLWRKASRAKPLIIPSIALVALMASQLLLGAMTWFVNYGAPSFLSGWRWLNSMTIQANGWWQSQITTAHVAFGSLILAVSTVLAVRSARMLKLPSMHGWSSPKWKGVAA is encoded by the coding sequence GTGTCTGAATCCCGAACCCTGAACCCTGAACCCTCCCGTTGGCCACATCGCCTGGCTGTCGTGTTGTGCTGCGCCACATTTCCGCTAGTGTGGGTTGGTGGGCTGGTCACAACCTACCAGGCCGGCATGGCGGTTCCCGATTGGCCAAACACCTATGGTTACAACTTGTTTCTATACCCAGTCGAAACATGGTTGCTTGGTCCGTGGGATATTTTCATCGAGCATGGGCACCGGCTGTTTGCGTCACTCGTTGGCCTGCTAACTATCGCTCTTTGCGTGTGTATCTGGCGAACGCGACAGCCGCGGTGGCTGAAGGTGCTGTCGCTGGTGGCGCTTGTCGGAGTGGTTTTTCAAGGCGTGTTGGGTGGGCTGCGGGTATTATTGGACGAGCGAACGATCGCCAAGATCCACGGCTGTTTTGGTCCCGCGTTTTTTGCCTTAACGGCGGCCATTGCTGCCGTCACGTCGCGGCGCTGGCAGATTGGATCGCGCTCCATAGAAGCGGCGCAGCCCGTGGCCGTGGTAACGCTTGCCGTTGCCACGCCGCTGCTCGCCTATTTGCAGTTGGTGCTGGGCGCTCAGCTTCGGCATTTCGATCCGAATTCGGTCCATGCTGCCTTTCGCACCATTGTTGTGTTCCATGTCGTGGTCGGCGTAGCGCTGGCGGTCCATGTAGTCGTTGTCGCTTTGACATTGTGGCGCAAGGCGTCGCGAGCCAAGCCGCTAATCATTCCGAGCATTGCACTGGTCGCGTTAATGGCTAGCCAGTTGCTGCTGGGCGCGATGACATGGTTTGTCAATTACGGCGCTCCGTCGTTCTTGTCCGGTTGGCGATGGTTAAATTCGATGACGATTCAGGCCAACGGCTGGTGGCAATCCCAAATCACCACCGCCCACGTCGCGTTCGGTTCGCTGATTCTTGCCGTGTCGACGGTGCTGGCCGTTCGCAGTGCGCGGATGTTGAAACTGCCGTCGATGCACGGATGGTCTTCGCCCAAGTGGAAAGGAGTTGCTGCATGA
- the cyoE gene encoding protoheme IX farnesyltransferase has product MSIPMSTAVCTTSRSTIVTRLGDYLELCKPRIVTLLLVVVAVAAYVGGWGPPPPWTLFHSLVGTAMIAASASAFNQWIERHRDALMPRTADRPLPAGRLSGQQTIAFGAVALTFGVVYLGYFVNFATTLWGLITWLIYVTVYTPMKVRSPANTAVGAVAGALPVMIGWSAVEASFSLTAGPVSGGVRVAALFLIVYLWQFPHFMAIAWIYRRQYGAAGMQMLTVVDPTGRRAGLQAVLGSLALFPISVLPALQLAGRTYIVGAITLGAMYLVTAAMFSWQRSDHTARRLLRASLVYLPVLLVLLIVSPRTEQIDAGSLSAADKGLRPIATTDNEQLTLDRSPNHSTPDI; this is encoded by the coding sequence ATGAGCATTCCAATGTCCACCGCGGTTTGCACCACGAGCCGATCGACCATTGTGACTCGACTAGGCGACTATTTGGAACTATGCAAGCCGCGAATCGTCACGTTGCTATTGGTGGTTGTCGCCGTCGCGGCATATGTGGGCGGTTGGGGGCCGCCGCCGCCTTGGACGCTATTTCACTCGCTCGTTGGCACAGCGATGATTGCCGCCAGCGCTAGCGCATTCAATCAGTGGATCGAACGGCATCGCGATGCGCTCATGCCTCGCACGGCCGATCGCCCGCTCCCTGCGGGGCGATTGAGCGGGCAGCAAACAATTGCGTTCGGCGCTGTTGCGTTGACCTTCGGCGTGGTCTACCTGGGCTATTTCGTGAATTTTGCCACAACGCTGTGGGGGCTGATAACGTGGCTGATTTACGTGACGGTTTACACTCCAATGAAAGTCCGCAGTCCCGCCAATACCGCGGTCGGCGCGGTCGCTGGGGCACTTCCCGTGATGATCGGTTGGTCGGCGGTCGAAGCATCGTTTTCGCTGACTGCTGGTCCGGTGTCTGGTGGAGTCCGGGTCGCCGCGCTTTTCCTGATTGTCTACTTGTGGCAATTTCCGCATTTCATGGCGATCGCCTGGATTTACCGTCGGCAATATGGAGCTGCGGGGATGCAGATGCTCACGGTGGTCGATCCGACGGGTCGCCGCGCAGGATTGCAGGCCGTGCTTGGCTCGTTGGCGTTGTTTCCAATCAGCGTGCTGCCGGCGTTGCAACTCGCAGGCCGCACGTATATCGTCGGCGCCATCACGCTGGGTGCCATGTATCTCGTAACCGCGGCAATGTTTTCTTGGCAACGCAGCGATCACACTGCCCGCCGTTTGTTGCGTGCGTCGCTCGTTTATCTACCGGTGCTGCTTGTACTCTTAATTGTTTCACCGCGGACGGAACAAATTGACGCCGGTTCATTGTCGGCAGCCGATAAAGGCTTGCGGCCGATCGCGACAACCGACAACGAACAACTGACCCTGGACCGCTCACCAAACCACTCGACACCTGACATTTAG
- a CDS encoding heme-copper oxidase subunit III gives MSAIAHAHDEHAHHPLKLAYHPGLPIPNGKTIVWLFLSTEIMFFAGLIGTYVVLRFGAPAWPRPHEVHLSEPIGAFNTFVLICSSVSVVLALEAAKLNKAGLAKLLTVVTFLLGCVFLGVKAMEYSAKFSHGIYPKVPHGLIYEKPDLYYGSAVRQRLTALNSQLNAKDADIKASLTAEQVAQVKQLDQQPRSDELIAQYAEISPDLADLESKKLIVASLQKRLEDPNVDLLAISNEIYPPPDDLHGSGGEAAHAAGLNDHYKLGLPFVIPGGNMWASTYFLLTGFHALHVLVGLIVFVILLFLTLDASRAGILENTGLYWHFVDLVWIFLFPLLYLF, from the coding sequence ATGTCCGCAATTGCCCACGCGCACGACGAACATGCGCACCATCCGCTGAAGCTCGCCTACCATCCCGGTCTGCCAATTCCCAACGGCAAGACGATCGTCTGGTTGTTTCTCTCCACGGAAATCATGTTCTTTGCCGGGCTGATTGGCACCTATGTGGTGCTCCGGTTCGGCGCGCCTGCCTGGCCGCGGCCGCATGAAGTGCATCTGAGCGAGCCGATTGGCGCCTTCAATACATTCGTGCTGATTTGCTCCAGCGTCTCGGTGGTGCTGGCGCTCGAAGCGGCCAAACTTAACAAGGCAGGGCTAGCCAAGCTGCTGACGGTCGTCACGTTTCTTCTCGGCTGCGTCTTTCTGGGCGTCAAAGCCATGGAATACTCGGCCAAGTTTTCGCACGGAATCTATCCGAAAGTGCCGCACGGCTTGATTTACGAGAAGCCCGATCTGTACTATGGTTCGGCCGTCCGCCAGCGATTGACCGCGCTGAATTCGCAGTTGAACGCTAAGGATGCCGACATCAAAGCCTCGCTAACGGCCGAACAAGTTGCGCAAGTCAAACAGCTCGATCAGCAGCCGCGCTCGGATGAATTGATCGCTCAATATGCGGAAATCAGTCCCGACCTTGCCGACCTTGAATCCAAGAAATTGATCGTGGCTTCGCTGCAAAAGCGGCTGGAAGATCCGAACGTCGATCTGCTGGCCATCAGCAATGAAATCTATCCGCCGCCGGATGATTTGCACGGTTCCGGCGGTGAAGCAGCTCACGCCGCGGGGCTGAACGATCATTACAAACTCGGCTTGCCGTTTGTGATTCCGGGAGGAAATATGTGGGCCAGTACGTATTTTCTGCTCACAGGATTCCACGCCTTGCACGTGCTTGTGGGGCTGATCGTATTCGTCATCTTGCTGTTCCTCACGCTCGACGCCTCGCGGGCGGGCATCCTGGAAAACACTGGTTTATACTGGCACTTTGTCGATCTCGTGTGGATATTCTTGTTTCCGCTTTTATATTTGTTTTAG
- a CDS encoding cytochrome C oxidase subunit IV family protein, producing MTTHAHGPIVESHAGTGSHSTHDGHGVHSHEAHTVNIAKYIYVFIALCFLTGCSFFTYSRYWPWHDQPQVGWAFMMAVSCTKAMLVILFFMHVLYEANWKFVLTIPAAMMSIFLILMLVPDIGMRLRTASEERLYHMAEQRAAAHEQPHEKAADEQPVQQPSPEH from the coding sequence ATGACCACTCACGCACACGGCCCGATTGTCGAATCGCACGCCGGCACCGGCAGCCACAGCACGCACGATGGCCACGGCGTCCATTCGCACGAAGCACACACCGTCAACATCGCCAAGTACATCTATGTGTTTATCGCACTCTGCTTCCTCACCGGTTGCTCGTTCTTTACGTACTCGCGCTATTGGCCGTGGCACGATCAGCCGCAGGTTGGTTGGGCCTTCATGATGGCAGTTTCCTGCACGAAGGCGATGCTCGTGATTTTGTTCTTTATGCACGTACTCTATGAGGCAAATTGGAAATTCGTGCTCACCATTCCCGCGGCCATGATGTCGATTTTTCTGATCTTGATGCTCGTGCCCGACATTGGAATGCGGCTGCGCACGGCCTCTGAAGAACGCCTCTATCACATGGCGGAACAGCGCGCGGCGGCCCACGAACAACCTCACGAAAAAGCGGCCGACGAGCAGCCTGTCCAGCAGCCGTCGCCCGAACACTAA